CGTTCGTATGGCGGTGCGATGACCATGCCGCATGAATGCGTCGACCAATGCAGGGCTGCGACGCGTCGGTGATGGTGGCGTCGACGGCGAACAACACGGCGGAGAAGGACCACCCCATCAACCTGTCCCTGGCCGGCGACGGCTTCGACACGGTGATCAGGGCCAGGGCGGCCGTGGACGCAGCGCCGGGGTGCCGCGGCAAGGTGTCGTGCGCCGACATCCTCGCCATGGCCACGAGGGACGCCATCGCGCTGGTACGCACACGCACGCCGCACGCGTTACGCACACAGCACACTGCACTTCAGTTACAAGCGAATTCACGGAAACTGAATTCGTGCATGCAGTCCGGCGGGCCGTCGTACGCGGTGGAGCTGGGTCGTCTGGACGGGCTGAGGTCGACGGCGAGCAGCGTCAACGGGAGGctgccggcgcccttcttcaacCTGGACCAGCTCAACCAGATGTTCGCCGCCAACGGGCTGTCGCAGGCCGACATGGTCGCCCTCTCAGGTACGTTTCTGATCGTTTCTGGTCTCTTGCAAGCTACTCACGACCTCAATCATCAGTGGCCTCTGCAGACAAGTGCATGGCATGCAGCACTTTTCTGAATCTGAAAAGCTAAGCCTACCTTTCCACCATAACTGCTTGCATTGCTTATGGTTGGCAATCAGACAACCACAGCCATGCACGCAACCGTCGCCACTACCTTCCGCCATGCCGAAATCCAGCAGCTCGCACATGATGGAAGTCCAATCCATGTTTCGCTTTCCCGTTCTGGAAAGCTTTGTGAAGCTTTCGTACAAAACAACATCCGTAAAAACCTCACCGACCAAGGTAGAAGAAACATCAATGACTGACGACGACCACTCACGTACCGTTACCTTGCATACATGCAGCCGGGCACACGGTGGGGCTGGCGCACTGCGGCACCTTCGCGGCGCGGCTGTGGGGTGCCGACGCGACGCTGGACGCCGGGTACGCGGCGCAGCTGGCGGCGTGGTGCCCGGCGGGGGTGGACCCGCgggtggccgtggccatggaccCCGTCACGCCGGTCACCTTCGACAACCAGTTCTTCCGCAACCTGCAGGCCGGGAAGGGCATGCTGGCGTCGGACCAGGTGCTGCACACGGACCCCAGGTCCAGGCCCACCGTCGACGCGCTGGCCCGAAGTCGCGTCGCCTTCGAGCGGGCCTTCGTCGACGCCATCACCAAGATGGGCCGCGTCGGGGTCAAGACGGCGTGGGCCCAGGGGAACGTCCGCCGCGACTGCGCCGTGCTCGGCTGAGAACAGGTGGTGGATGCTGACGTGGACTAAAAAGACAGAGAACTGCTGCTGATGCCGTTCAGCTACATTGTTACTCGGATTCTTCAGGCGTTTATTTAGAGGGGGAAAAAATGGAGAGAATTGGTTTAAATTTATGCGTATGTATAACTGGAATTACACTATGCCAGAAAATGTTATCAGTGACGCGTGTAGAGGGCTTTCAGTGACGCGTAAAATACGCGTCACTGATGTTGCGTCAGTGATAAGGGCATATCAGTGACGCGTAAATACGCGTCACTGATAACCCTCTATCAGCGACGCGTGTATTCAAGACGCGTCACTGATAAATGGTTATCAGCGACGCGTGTGGCCAAGATGCGTCACTGATAACCCTTTATCAGCGACGCGTGTGGCCAAGACGCGTCACTGATAACCCTCTATCAGCGACGTGTCCAGCCAAGACGCGTCACTGATAAGCCCCTATCAGTGACGTGTCCAGCCAAGACGCGTCAATGATAACTATttcagaaaaacaaaaaaaaactacaaTGACCCTATATACATCTAATATGaccctatatatataaatatatacacacacatcagACAAGTTCCACCATTTCAACAATCAATCCTTAGTGCAGGGCGCACGCCATCGCGCGCACATGCAGTTACATATTTGAAGAACACAATGCATAGTATGACACATTGGGAGATGTAAACAAACATAAAAGTGGTCCTAGGAGAGTAGTGAGCAGGTTCAGATTTCTAAATTACATAACTTCTAGTTCAAGTTCAGGCTAACATAGCATTTGAGCAGGTTCAGGCTAACATAGCATTTGAGCAGTACAGAATGAGGTGGTGCATCCCTCTTGGTCACTTGATTTTTTCCGCTTCCTCCTATTCTTCTCTGATGGACCATCGCTGTTCTGCTTTAAAGCAACGTCCTGTAATGGCATGGCATCTCTCTATAAATATGTGAAACTACAGAGGCATCGAATTTTGAGTCTCATGGCATGGCTGCATCTGTCTATAAATATGTGAAACTACAGAGGCAACGAATTTTGAGTGGCAAAGCACAACATTAAAAGAAAGCTGTTTTGTAAAAGATATTCAGAGTCCATCACATGGCCTGAAACTCTAAGTATTAACAGATCAGATGTCTAACATTATTTAAGTCCTCTATCTAATTGACATTCCCTTGTATCTATAACTTGCTGCTAGCTGTTACAAGGTGTCTCAACTCATGTTATTTTCACTGGCCATATTTGAAAGCTGAAAATGGCCTTAATGTTGATTCTGCAAGTGTAGAGAGGCATAAACAATGACATTATTGGAAAAACACTTCGGGTGTAGAAAGGTACGTACATACTTTACATTTGCTGTTCCTAGGCTAAAGTGCTCTGGTTGCTGATTCCCTGCCACGCTGAACAAGACGTTAGCTTCAAACCTTGCTGTACAAAGCAACAACGCTAACAATAAACCAATATAATTCAGATCATCATCTCCAAGAATCCACATATATGACTGATTGACTGAACCGCAAAGCAGCAGCCTGTAGTAAGAAAAAAACAAAGGTTCAATTAGTGAACAAACAAAGGAGCTGCTGCAGCAGAGTGGGAAGAGCAAGGCAAGACTAGGCCATCAAATACATAGTCCAGACCCCAAAAAAAATTGGCCTAACAATGTAAATCCAAGAAGAGTGACTACAGCTACCATTTTCCTTTGGTACAGTATGATTTTTAGCAATCAAAACAGCACAACTTGTGCAATACTATTCAAAGTTGGTTACTGTACTACAGAATTCAAATTTCGTAGTTGTCTCCCACCCTCCAGCAAGATAACTTGATGACTACTACAGACCCTACAGTACAAGGCCTCCTCATTTCAAGGTTACAAGATGTGAATAACATGAGCATGGCAGCAATtataaatcaatgatggatagCTACCTGCATTTGCTAGAGTGATTTATTACCAGCTAGAAGCCAACATAGCTATCTGCAGTCCTGCAAGCATCAAAATTTAAGTATAGGCTGATTACAACTAAATCTGAGAGGCCGGCTACAGCTACAGCTTATAAATCTGAGAGGAAATGCTACAACTAAACAACTATAACTATAGGCAATATGAAACACTGAATTGCACTGGTACACTATTAATATTTCTAACTTATTATATTTCAGCAACTGATTTGTGTAAAACAATCAGTTGCTGAACTAAAATGTAGAAAATAATAATAGTATCGATAGTTATATGTATTCTTTTatttacacaaatccaaatgaacaGCTAGCTGTCATTTTTGAGTCATGGCCAAAAGATCTTAATAACTGATCTCATTTCATATTTCTCTACTCTTAAGGTACAGAATGATTAAGACTTCCATAGCAGTATTTATCTAAAAGGCTACCGATAAAACGCTTTTGTTTATGTGGAAAGCCACACTTTCCTACTACAGATAGTATAAATCAGTGAATCACGTGATGTGCAACAGATGTGTGTGTATAGTTAAATTATTTGTCTCCAGATCAGTACTTCAGGTGCCTAATTCAGTTCTGATCTCTTATAAACATATAAAACAGTATACATCATACATCAGGGAACATTAGACCATATCTATTGCTATGTTGTCCAAAGTTCACTAATCACTAGTTCGCTGAAGACACTGGTAGGAACCAGTAGGGACACTAATGTTATATCTGAGGGTTGAAGCTGGAATCAAACTTGTGTTTTCCCCTCATATTCAAGACATGTAAATATTTTGAGTCATTGAGATGATTGATTTTTAACTTCAGTAATTTTTTTATCTAGACTTGGTGTCAATGGGTGCTGGATAGTGTCAGTGCGAATTTCCTAGTGTCACCGAAAAAATTCTGGTGGATTGGCATGGTAGGAATGGTTTTGCAAAGGTTTGATAGCATAAAAAAAACTGTGAGATGGAACAGCAAAGAAGAAAAACCTGTACATGCCTCAAGTCAGTGCTAACAGCAAAGAAGAAAAACCTATGAGATGGATGTATTGATATCCTAAGTTACTTATTGAGCCCAACATGACAATAATAGGGGTAGTTGTAAAAATTTTTAGTCATATATAAAGTGACCACTTAGATTGAATTGGTCAGGAAAGGAAGAAAGAAAGGACGTCCATAGAGTTAGAGAACAACACCCATACCTTCCTAATTCCAGAACACGTCGTCCATCCAAAATCGACCGGTTCCTAACCAGCTATGTAGcaaatgaaaatgtcccaaaccATAACAGGTTGGCATTAAGCTCATGGCATGAGAACTCCCTTACACTCAGTTTTTGTATGTCAATTTTTGAATGGTGAACAAATTGAGCGTTAGCCGCCAGTTTAAGAATTGTAATAATGCAATAAGGAATGGCTATAATGAAACTGAAATGAACTAGTTAAATCCTTGATGACAAAGTCAAGCCTTGATGACAATTCAACTGCTTTTGAGGATATCCCCAGATTATTAATAAAACACAATGATGCAGCATATACTGAAATGAACTAGTGAAATCCTTGAAATTACAAAGTCATATAGTATTTGGGCAG
Above is a genomic segment from Miscanthus floridulus cultivar M001 chromosome 3, ASM1932011v1, whole genome shotgun sequence containing:
- the LOC136544965 gene encoding peroxidase 51-like, translated to MGAGAGSVRREAAALVWVLVLAAAGGGSVCEAQLRRGYYAGVCPNVESIVRGVVAKKIQQTPTTVGATVRLFFHDCFVEGCDASVMVASTANNTAEKDHPINLSLAGDGFDTVIRARAAVDAAPGCRGKVSCADILAMATRDAIALSGGPSYAVELGRLDGLRSTASSVNGRLPAPFFNLDQLNQMFAANGLSQADMVALSAGHTVGLAHCGTFAARLWGADATLDAGYAAQLAAWCPAGVDPRVAVAMDPVTPVTFDNQFFRNLQAGKGMLASDQVLHTDPRSRPTVDALARSRVAFERAFVDAITKMGRVGVKTAWAQGNVRRDCAVLG